Part of the Sporosarcina sp. FSL K6-2383 genome is shown below.
GCGGTATTTTAGTGATGGGTGGCTCTGATAATAGTCAAGCTGAGGCAGGTGTATTTGCTGAGTATTTGCCTTTAAAGCTGCATGGTCAGAAAGAAATAGATGCTAGTCATTTGGTTGATTGGGTCGTATCAGGCGGCTTTGAAGGAACTTTTACATCGTATGAAGCTGAACTAACAGCAGATGCAAAACCACTTTTTGAAGTGGAAGGTGATGTGTTAGTTGCTTACAAGAAGTTGGGTGATGGTGTGATCCTCCAGACTTCATTCTCGGTAGGTGATGCACCTTTAGTGGAAATGGAAGGTATGACTGGTTTTTGGAATACTTTGTTGGCAACTGGGGAGCGTATTGCACCGACAAATTCTCCATCTTCAAATTATTATTCTGACGGGCCGATGGATGCAATTGCCTATTCAGTAGGAAGTGTAAATGAATTATTTCCATCTTTTAGGGTGTCTGCACCCATTATTTTAGGCATTATTATTTTGTATATGATTCTTATTATACCTGTCCTTTATTTTATCCTGAAAAAGAAGGATAAGCGGGAATACACATGGTGGATCATTCCTGCATTTGCAGTAGTTACTTCAATTGCCATTTTTGCTTACGGTGCGAAAGATCGGATTGCCCGTGCACAGATTCAGCATACAGCTATGTTGAATGTGGCATCGGATGGTAGTCTGACGGGTTACTATGCAGAGTCTTTACTGACGAATAAGTCGGGGAACTTTACATTTACAACACAGCCAGAGACAACTTTGTTTGCAGCTAATCGTGGAGACGATATATTCGGTGGGTCCTCTTCAATACCTGTCCATAAACGAACGATGCTAGAAAAAGATGCAACGGGCTCGACAGTCCATCTTCGCAATACAGGCTATTGGGATGTGGCGACCATTTATGGACAAACAACAGTGGAGAAGGTAGGTACCTTTGAAAGTCAGTTGAAGGTTGTAGATAAACAATTGACAGGGGCTGTTACGAATGACTTTTCGTTCGCTTTGACGGATGTAGTCATCTGGTCAGGCGTAGAGCAAATTGCACTTGGTGATCTAGGGCCAGGAGAAACTGTTCAGGTGAATGAAACCCTGAAAACAAGCACGTTGTTACCTAGACGAACGATATTCAATTCGTATATGATCCCTCAAGCAGGGCAGACAGATGATTTAATGAAAATGAGAAAAGAGAGCATGTTAACCTTCTCGGGAGAGCATATGAATAAGGCGGGTCAACCAGCGATTATTGGTTATACCGATACGCAGATTGTTCCGATAGAGCTTGTAAATGGTAAGCCGACTATCTCATCGCTGACAATGATTGCCCAGTCAATTGAAGCAGATGTACTCTTTACGAATGCTGTGACAGTTGAGCCGGAAATGATGACGATGTCGGTTGTGTCTGAAACGACTTTGATTGATGCAGATCGAGCGGGGGGTCCTACCACAGACTACTTTTTCAATGACTCTGCTTATTTACAAAATTGGCAAATACCAGAGAAGCTGATAAATATGAATTTGATATGGACGTCACTTGAGGTGTCAAAAGTTCAAAAACAATTGTATGAGGTCAGTATTTTAAATATCCAAACAGGTGAATATGAGTTGCAGGATGCGAGTAAATTTACGCTTACTGACAGGCTAGATGATTATATAACTTCTGATGGAACAATCGTTCTTCGCTTAGTTGTGAAAAATACACAACAGGGGAGCGGCGGACGCGCTCCAGAGCTCAAATTGAATGGTGAGGTGTCAAAATGATTGAAATTAAAGGCCTAACTAAGAAATATGGCAAGTTTTGTGCACTGGATGATTTGAATTTGACGCTGTCGGAAGGAACTGTTTTTGGCTTTGTCGGGGCTAACGGTGCAGGGAAATCAACGACCTTTCTCATTTTAGCAACCCTACTACAGCCAACAATGGGAGATGTATTCATTAATGGTGTTAGTGTACGTGAAAAACCTTCCGATGTGCGTAAGATGATTGGCTATATGCCGGACTTTTTCGGTGTTTATGATCAATTGAAGGCAGAGGAGTATTTAGACTTTTATGGTGCGAGTTATGGTATTCCAGAAGCAGAGCGGAAAATTTTAATCCCACAATTGTTGGAACTGGTCAATCTATCACATAAGCGCTATGACTATGTCGATTTATTGTCACGGGGGATGAAGCAAAGGCTATGCCTCGCGCGCAGTCTCATCCACGATCCGAAAGTGCTTATTCTTGATGAGCCTGCATCAGGTCTTGATCCACGAGCCCGTGTTGAAATGAGAGATATTTTAAAAACGTTGAAAAAGATGGGCAAGACGATTTTGATTTCATCCCATATTTTGCCTGAATTAGCGGAGATGTGTGATGAGATTGGCGTCATTGACAATGGACGCCTCATTGCACACGGTTCTGTTGCTGAGATTCAAGATAAGTTGCGTGGTGAGCGAGTCATTACGGTTCGCTTGGCGGGTGCAATGGAGCGAGCGATTGCCTTTTTCGAGGAGGATCCATTCATCTCTACTATTCAGACGTTGGATGGGGGAGCTGGTTTGACGTTTGTCTATAAAGGAACAGAAGAAGACCAGGTTGGGCTGTTAAAAAGGGCGATTCTCCATGATATTTCACTCCTTTCATTCATGGAACATGTCACGAATTTGGAAGATGTGTTCATGGAAATTACGAAAGGAGCTGATTGAGGATGAATTTTAATAATCCAGTGTTATTTAAGGAATTAAAACTACGGTTTCGATCGCCGAAAAGTTTTGTAGGTATTTTATTCTATTTAGCCGCTATGTGCGTTTTCGTCTTCGGCTTTATCTTCACGACGATGAGCTTAACGGGTGTGTCCTATTTTAGACCGACTGAAAGTATGCTGCTGTTTGCTTTCTTGGCATTTATCCAACTTGGCTTAGTCCTATTTATCACGCCGGGCTTGACGGCTGGGGCGATTAGCAGTGAGAGAGAAAAACAGACACTGCCTATTTTACTAACGACTTCTCAGAGCTCGTTTCAAATTATTTTGGGGAAATTATTGTCGTCTGTAGCCTTTTTTATGCTGCTAACAGTGGCTGCGTTGCCAATTTATAGCTTGGTATTTTTATTCGGTGGAATTTCGCCGATGGATTTTGTACGCATATTTCTCTTTTTGTTTGTCACACTTCTAGCGGTTGGAAGTATCGGCATTCTATTTTCGACACTTATTCGTCGAACAATTGTGTCGATGATTGCAACGTATGGCATAATGCTATTTTTATCAGCTGTCACTGGTTTTTTATTAATTATTGTGTTGCAGGTGACGAGGTTTAATTTTAATGGGGTAGGTTTGCCGCCGCCATCTATCATCGGGCATATACTGGCTTCCATCAATCCTGCTGTGCTTTTTGCTTCGATCTTATCACCAGGGATGGAAGAAAGTATTACAGAAATGACGCAGGTGAAATTTCCGATATGGATAGGCTATCTTATTTTCTACATCTCAATTACAGTACTGTCGTTATGGTTAGCGGTAAAAAAATTACGTGTGAATATGAAACGTTTCAAATAGTGGGAGGGAGGTAGGCGAATGGCTGGGAAATCAATACTAACAAAGTATGTCCGTGCAACGCTGACGCGACTTCGTTTTGAAAGGGCTGTCCATACGCTACAAACAGGGGTGTTTATGGCTGTATTACTAGCCTTACTTATTGTTGGGGCTTCCAGATTATTCGTCCTGCCTCATTATGGACGACTTGCCTGGATTGTTGCGGCGATTGCAGTAGTGGCAACAGCTATTTTTATCATTTACAAACGACTTGGGAAAAGTGAAGCTGTTCACAGGCTTGATAGTTATATGCCGGATAATCTACTGATTACAGCATTGGATGAAAAGATAGGTGAAACGCATTTATCTGAGCCGCTAATTCAGGTGGCGGAGTCGAAAGTTGTGTCGGCATTTGAAGAATTTAAAAAGAGAAATAAGCATTATGTCAATGTGAAAATGTTTGCGGGCATAGTGATTGCATCGGCTTGCCTTGCAGTCCTGCTTATTTTCCCGTCTGAGGCACAAATAGAGGCGGGAGCAGTTGTTAAGGAAAAAGAAGTGATTGAGGAAGTGAAGAAAGAAGTAAAGGAATTGATCAAAAAAGAACCACTACCCGAGGTGAAAAAAGAACTGCAAGATCTTGCGGAAAAGTTACTAACAGCAGAGCTTACTGAGGATGTATTGAAAGAACTGATCAAAAAACAAAAAGAATTACGTCTCAAAGAGCAACGTCTTGCGGATAAAAAAGAAGCTGCTGGCAAGTCAGATAATCCGGCGGATGCTTTAACTGATGCAGAAGAGCAGGAACTAAAGGAACTTGGAAAGCTGGCGGACCAACTAGCTCAAAATCTTGGAAAAGCCCAAAGCGCGTTGAATAAAGTGGGTAAAGCACCTACATTACCAGCATTAGCAGGTGCAAATGCATCACCTTCAGAAACAGATGGTAAACCAGGTACAACAAGTGGTGAAGGTATGGGCGAAGCAACTGGCGAAGGTGATGGTCAAAGTGAGGGAGAGAATACAGAACAAGTAGAGGGTCAAGGTCAAGGCCAAGGCCAAGGCCAAGGCCAAGGACAAGGACAAGGACAAGGACAAGGACAAGGTCAAGGACAAGGCCAAGGCCAAGGCCAAGGACAAGGACAAGGACAAGGACAAGGACAAGGACAAGGACAAGGCCAAGGACAAGGCCAAGGTCAAGGCCAAGGACAAGGATCAGGCGGGCGCAATCTATTATCAGTTCCCTATGACCGTATAGGGGAAAAAGGAGAGTCTTCAGTAGTCGATGGTAAACTTGGTCAAGGCGATTTCATCGAGGAACGCGATGCTCAAGGACCGGTCGAAAAGGGGACAATTCGCCCTTACAGAGAGGTAGTAGGCGACTACAAAGATTCTTACTTAAAGAGTACAGAGAAGATGAAGCTGCCACCAGATTTACAGCATATTCTTTCGGATTACTTTTCTTCGATTGAATAAAGATCTATCTATATAGAACAGGAGTTGTTCACATGACATTTACACCAGAGCAGTTTGAAGAAATGAGCGGGAAGCTTGGAATGGTGAAAGAAGAAATTGGGAAATTTATTGTCGGGCAACAAGAGGCGGTTGAGTTTTCGCTTTATTCGATTCTTGCAGATGGGCACGCGTTGTTGGAAGGGTTACCGGGGCTTGGGAAGACGATGCTCATTCGAACGATTTCAGAAGTGCTAGATCTATCATTTTCACGTATTCAATTCACACCAGATTTAATGCCAGCGGATATTACAGGAACGAGTATTTTAGAAAGAAATGAAGAGGGCATGCAGCGATTTGTTTTTAAAGAAGGACCGATTTTTAGCCAGATGGTTTTAGCAGATGAAATTAACCGTGCGACGCCGAAAACTCAAAGTGCTTTGCTGGAAGCGATGGGTGAGCAAACGGTGACGGTACTTGGTGAAACACGGAAAATGGCGAAACCATTTTTTGTACTTGCTACTCAAAATCCGATTGAAATGGAAGGGACGTATCCTTTACCAGAAGCACAAATGGACCGGTTTTTGTGTAAGATTTTATTACCATATCCAGAAAAGTCGGAGCTGAAGGAAATTATTTTGCGTACGACAGGACCGACAACGGCTACTATTCAAAAAGTGATGGATGCCGAAACGATTGTTGTGGCGCAGCAGATGGTGAAAGAAATTGTTATTGCAGATGACATGATTGACTATGCGGTGGATTTAGTTGCAGCCACACATAAAAATGCCGCTAATCCAGTTACAGCTACAAGTGGATCTGCAGATGACTGGTCGAAATACGTCCAATATGGTAGTGGGCCGCGTGGACTACAATCGATTATTAGATTAGCAAAAGCCCGTGCGTTAATGGCGGGACGTTACCATGTGTCTATCGCGGATATTAAAACAGTTGCCAAACCGGCATTGCGCCACCGTATCCTCATCAATTATGAAGGAGAAGCGGAAGGCGTCGATGTTGATGGCTTAATTACAAAATTGCTGGAAGAAGTACGACAAGGAGCCTCTGTGTAATGGGTGGCGAATTGTTTCCTGACAGACTAGCAAAAAGACTTGGGGCATTATCCATCGTTTCTAGATCTGGACGGCTCGGACATCATAAAGGGACACATCGGTCGCGCAAGACGGGTTCATCACTCGACTTTTCTGATTTCAGAGAATATCATCCGGGCGATGATTTGCGTCATATCGACTGGAATGTCTATGCACGAACGGATAAGCCGTTCATCAAACAGTTCCTCGATGAACAGGAAATGCGCATCCATGTACTGCTCGATTCTACCAAGTCGATGGGTGTAGATGGAAAATGGGATTATGCCCGTCAATTAGCCATCGCACTTGGCCATATTGCGTTGAAAAGTGGAGACACAGTATCGTTTTCGACATGGTCGGATGAACAGGATTATTTTTATAGAAGAAAAGGTTCTATGCACCGGGCTTCATTGACAAAGTTTGTCACTTCAATCGATAGCCCAGGCTCGACGGATAATTTCACTGACCGTGCACTGCGGCATATTCCAAAAGCGGTGACGGTACTGTTTATTATTACAGATGGTCTTGAAGAGACAGCTAAGTGGGAGCATTTTTTCCGACGACTACCGGGTATTTGTGGAGATATACGTATTTTGACGATTCATTCACAACCTGAAGAAGCTCCGACCTATGAAGGGGATGTCCGGTTGATCGACAGTGAGAGTGGTGCAGGTGTTGAGGTGACGATGACGAGGCGTGCTGTGCAGGATTATTTAGCTACTAAGGTAACGCATGAAGCCCAGTTAACTGCACTGGCGGGCAAGTTTGGTATTCACTTGGTTCGTGCGGAGGTAGCTGATGGGGTTATGGAAACGATGACGAAAAAAATACGCCATGCAGGTTGGCTGCGATAGGGGGGCGACCACATGGGATTGAATCATATTGTGAATAGCTGGACGGCTGTTTTTCCGTTGGTCGTCTTGTTGTACTACTTCTTTCGCAAAAAATATGAAGTGACGACTATTTCTTCGACTTTATTTTGGCAGCAATCAATGCGGGAAACGAAAGTGTCTCCGTATTTGAAAAATTTACAGCGCAATGCGTTATTTTATTTACAAATGGTTGCTTTGTTGCTGTTGGTCTTCATATTATTAGGTCCATTTTTACCAAAAGAACAAGCTATTGGTGGGCATACGATTCTAATTGTGGATACGTCTGCGAGTATGCTAGCACGCAAGGAGCAAACGACCTTATTTGCTCGTCAACAGGCGGCCATGAAAGAGCTTGTCGTCAGTCGTTCGGGTGAGCCCATTACGATTGTGACGACGGGCAAGGAGCCTGCGATTGTTGTGCGGGAGCAAACAGATGGAGAAGTGTTACTTGCGGCGATTGATAAATTAGCTGTGTCCTACGAGCATGAGCATATGGAGAGGGCATTGGAGTTTGCGAGGTCGATTGCTGCTGCAGGTGGAGCGGATATTCATATTTACACAGATTCACTAGACCGCGCAGCTTTTGCTGAGGGAGACAAGGAGATTGCGTGGACCATTCATGGTTCAGAGGACGCGCTTGTCAATGTATCTATTAATAAGTTTGGTGCGGTGAAAACGCCGCAAGGAACGGAAGCTATTATCAAAATCACTAATGCTTCCGATGTCAATCAAACCGGAGATGTGCGGCTTGCGAATCTATTGACAGGTGAAGTGTTACTTGAAGAAAAGTTTAGCGTTGAATCTGGAAAAGATGCATTATTATCGTTTAAAGAACTGCCGGAAAGTCAAGTGCTGCAGGCTGAAATCAGTGTGGATGATGACTACGAGGCGGATAATACAGCAGCAATTTTACTAGGTGCTGAAGTATCAGAAGCAGTCGTCGATGGGCAATTGCATGAGCTAGTGAAGCGGGCATTTGAAGCAGTTGGATTAGCAGTGTCAACAGGTTCTGCTAAAGAATTAGTAGCTGCGCAGGACAGCGCAATAAGTGTAACAAATGACGTTTCATTGTTGAAAAAAGGGTCGAAACCCGTCATTATTATCGGGCGTAATGATAAATCGCCTACACCTGTTTCAGGTGCTGTGAATAGTATCGCAGATCCGCTGTTTACGATTGCGGATATTAGCGATGTTTATGTTAGCGCATTATACCCGCCGTTTACATCGTATACGACGCTTGCGACGGTGGGGGATCAGCCGTTCATCCAACGCTCAAAGCGCGGCGATATTGTTGTGCTAGCTGATATTGAATTGACAGATTGGCCTCTACATCCCTCATTCCCACTATTCGTCTGGAGTGCAGCCGAGCAGCTACGTTCCGACACGGACACCCTAGGGCTATTCGTGCCGCATGAACGAAAAGCGGTGCTATCAGGTGGTAATGCGAATGGACTGGAAGTCTATACGTTGAAGGATGAGTACGTCACAACGTTTGTAGATGGTTCAAGTTTTATAGCTCCTTCGCAACCAGGAATTTACAAGGCACGGGATGGGGGAACAGAAAAGTTATTTGCTGTTCAGCTTGAACAAGCTGAAAAAGAGCTTGTCATCGGTGCATCGTATCGAATTGGACAAACGGCAGATGTCAACGAGGCAGAAGAAGGCAAGCAAATGATTGGTTGGTTCTTCATCATACCGCTACTCCTACTATTGCTGACAGAATGGGAGGTGCAACGACGACGTGGATATCCGAATTGATGAGCCGTTATGGCTATTGTTATTAATACCGATTGCCTTATATATGGCTTATACGTGGAAATCTTCTGCGATGCGCTTTTTAAGCAAAGGGACTATTCTTTTTGCATTACGCTGTACGGCTATTGCGGCATTAGTTTTTGCACTTGCCGCGCCTTATCTTACACTGCGCGCCAATGAAGAGCAGGTTCTCTTTGTCGTAGACCGTTCTGTATCAATTGCTGGGGCGAAGGATACTGCGGATGAATGGCTAACTGCTAGTCTAAAAGAGCGTAAAGAAAATCAGTCTGTCGGCTTGTATTCATTTGCTGAGACATTCCGGACAGATATGCAGCTGACGATTGCTCCACTAACGGTACCGGTCGTTGAAGAGATGGAGACGAAGGATGCGACAGATATTGCTAAAGCGATTGACCTAGCGGCCGCAATCGCAAAAGAGCAACTTGCCACCCGAATAGTGCTGTTATCAGACGGGTTGGAGACGCTCGGCTCAGTTGAAGAGCTATTGCCTAAGTATAGCGGTGGGGGACATGTCACAATTGATACAGTGCTGCTGAAACGACCGGGTACCATAGATGCATCTATTTCGATTTTCGATACACCACGAACTGCGTATGAAGGAGAGCAGCAGTTATTGCGTGTGGAAGTGGAATCTTCTACGAGGACAGCGGGCGAGTTGTTCATTTACCAAAATGATAAAGAGATTATTCGTGAAGCGGTGCTACTAGAACCAGGGAAGAATGCACTATCCTTCCACACATCGTCTACGGGAAGTGGGCTGTTGAAATATGAAGCGAAGCTCATTGTACCAGATGATAGCTTCCTTGAGAATAACCGGATGCTGTCGATTACGATGATGGAGCAATCTCCGCGTGTGCTTGTTGTCCAGACGGAGCGCAGTCCATCTGTTATTCCAACGATTCTTGATCAAAGTGCTATGGATGTAGATATTATCGATGCACAGCAATTGCCAGAAACGTTGTCGGGCTATCTTGGCTATGGTGCTATCATTTTCGATAATGTACCGGGACATATTGTTGGGGAGCACAAGATGACACTCATTGAGCAAGCGGTAAAAAACTTTGGAACAGGCTTCATGATGGTCGGTGGTGATGAAAGCTTTGGACTTGGTGGTTATTTCAAGTCGCCGATTGAACGTCTGTTGCCTGTGGAGATGGAAGTGACTGGTAAAGAACAACTGCCATCACTTGGTCTTGTCATCGTGTTAGATAGGTCGGGCAGTATGGCTGGCTCGAAAATTGTCTTGGCAAGAGAGGCTGCGGCCCGTTCGGTTGAGTTGCTGCGAGATGATGATACATTCGGTTTCACTGCCTTTGACGATCAAGTATGGGAAGTCATTCCTGTGGATAAGTTAGGCGATAAAAAAGAAGCCATTGAGCAGATTCTCTCTGTTCCAGCGGCAGGTGGGACAAATATTTTCCCAGGTGTACAAAAAGCCTATGAGGATTTAACAGATTTAAAATTGCAGCGCAAACATATTATTTTATTAACAGATGGTCAATCGGAGATGCCTTTTGGCTACGAAGAAGTGTTAGAAGAAGGTAAAAAGAATAATATTACGTTGACAACAGTCGCGATTGGTACGGATGCGGATTGGTCGTTGTTGGAGGAGCTTGCGGAAACGGGTGGTGGGCGTTTTTACGATGTAGTCGATGAATCGACGGTACCCGCTATTTTAACGCGAGAAACATCTATGCTGACCCGAACATATATCGAAGATAACCCGTTTTATATGACTTTGGGCAATGTGCCAGAATGGACTTCATTGTTCCAAGAAGGTGTGCCACAAATCAATGCATATATTGCTACGACAGCTAAAAGTACAGCGACCATTGTCGGGGAAAGTCATAAGGAAGATCCAGTCATTGCGGAATGGATGTATGGGTTAGGCCGAACTGTTGCCTTTACGTCTGATTCGACGGGCAAGTGGACGGGGGATTTGGCAAGATGGGATGGTTATGCTAACTTCTGGAATACAGCAGTGGCGAGGTTATTGCCGGCTTATGAGGAAGTTCCTTATGTGATTACGCATGAACGCGGCGGTACGTATACCGTGACGGACAGCTCGCGCCAGGCCGCATTCATTGATATTGCCATTGTCGACGAGGCGGGACAGGAAGTGCCATTCATCTCTGAGCCACTCGCCCCAGGCAAAGTCCGTGTTACTGTCGATGCTAAACCAGGCTTAGTATTTTTCGGCGTTTCGGATGATAAAGGTGGATTATTTGAAGCTGGAGTTTCAGTGCCTTATAGCGATGAATATAAACCTCTAGCACCGAATGCTGCATTGATGACGAAAATTGCGGAACGAACAGGTGGCAAAGTACTTGAACAACCAGAGGAAGCGTTTCGTCCTCAGTTATTCCAAAGTGGTGAGAAGAAATCGATTGCAGAATGGCTGATTTTAGCGTCAATGATCCTATTCTTCATCGACATCACATTACGCCGTTTTGGCATGTTTAAAGGATTTGGTACGAAACGGGTTCGGGAAGTAATTGTTGAAGAAAGTCCGACAGCGCAGGACAGTATTTCAGAATTATTGAAGGCAAAGAGGAAAAGGTAGAGGGATAGTCAGCGTAATTAATGCAATCCAATTTTACTTAATGAAAAACGCCGTATCATTCCCGAGAAATTACGGGTAATGATACGGCGTTTGTTATTTTGTACGT
Proteins encoded:
- a CDS encoding ABC transporter ATP-binding protein, translating into MIEIKGLTKKYGKFCALDDLNLTLSEGTVFGFVGANGAGKSTTFLILATLLQPTMGDVFINGVSVREKPSDVRKMIGYMPDFFGVYDQLKAEEYLDFYGASYGIPEAERKILIPQLLELVNLSHKRYDYVDLLSRGMKQRLCLARSLIHDPKVLILDEPASGLDPRARVEMRDILKTLKKMGKTILISSHILPELAEMCDEIGVIDNGRLIAHGSVAEIQDKLRGERVITVRLAGAMERAIAFFEEDPFISTIQTLDGGAGLTFVYKGTEEDQVGLLKRAILHDISLLSFMEHVTNLEDVFMEITKGAD
- a CDS encoding ABC transporter permease yields the protein MRMNFNNPVLFKELKLRFRSPKSFVGILFYLAAMCVFVFGFIFTTMSLTGVSYFRPTESMLLFAFLAFIQLGLVLFITPGLTAGAISSEREKQTLPILLTTSQSSFQIILGKLLSSVAFFMLLTVAALPIYSLVFLFGGISPMDFVRIFLFLFVTLLAVGSIGILFSTLIRRTIVSMIATYGIMLFLSAVTGFLLIIVLQVTRFNFNGVGLPPPSIIGHILASINPAVLFASILSPGMEESITEMTQVKFPIWIGYLIFYISITVLSLWLAVKKLRVNMKRFK
- a CDS encoding MoxR family ATPase translates to MTFTPEQFEEMSGKLGMVKEEIGKFIVGQQEAVEFSLYSILADGHALLEGLPGLGKTMLIRTISEVLDLSFSRIQFTPDLMPADITGTSILERNEEGMQRFVFKEGPIFSQMVLADEINRATPKTQSALLEAMGEQTVTVLGETRKMAKPFFVLATQNPIEMEGTYPLPEAQMDRFLCKILLPYPEKSELKEIILRTTGPTTATIQKVMDAETIVVAQQMVKEIVIADDMIDYAVDLVAATHKNAANPVTATSGSADDWSKYVQYGSGPRGLQSIIRLAKARALMAGRYHVSIADIKTVAKPALRHRILINYEGEAEGVDVDGLITKLLEEVRQGASV
- a CDS encoding DUF58 domain-containing protein — translated: MGGELFPDRLAKRLGALSIVSRSGRLGHHKGTHRSRKTGSSLDFSDFREYHPGDDLRHIDWNVYARTDKPFIKQFLDEQEMRIHVLLDSTKSMGVDGKWDYARQLAIALGHIALKSGDTVSFSTWSDEQDYFYRRKGSMHRASLTKFVTSIDSPGSTDNFTDRALRHIPKAVTVLFIITDGLEETAKWEHFFRRLPGICGDIRILTIHSQPEEAPTYEGDVRLIDSESGAGVEVTMTRRAVQDYLATKVTHEAQLTALAGKFGIHLVRAEVADGVMETMTKKIRHAGWLR
- a CDS encoding BatA and WFA domain-containing protein, whose amino-acid sequence is MGLNHIVNSWTAVFPLVVLLYYFFRKKYEVTTISSTLFWQQSMRETKVSPYLKNLQRNALFYLQMVALLLLVFILLGPFLPKEQAIGGHTILIVDTSASMLARKEQTTLFARQQAAMKELVVSRSGEPITIVTTGKEPAIVVREQTDGEVLLAAIDKLAVSYEHEHMERALEFARSIAAAGGADIHIYTDSLDRAAFAEGDKEIAWTIHGSEDALVNVSINKFGAVKTPQGTEAIIKITNASDVNQTGDVRLANLLTGEVLLEEKFSVESGKDALLSFKELPESQVLQAEISVDDDYEADNTAAILLGAEVSEAVVDGQLHELVKRAFEAVGLAVSTGSAKELVAAQDSAISVTNDVSLLKKGSKPVIIIGRNDKSPTPVSGAVNSIADPLFTIADISDVYVSALYPPFTSYTTLATVGDQPFIQRSKRGDIVVLADIELTDWPLHPSFPLFVWSAAEQLRSDTDTLGLFVPHERKAVLSGGNANGLEVYTLKDEYVTTFVDGSSFIAPSQPGIYKARDGGTEKLFAVQLEQAEKELVIGASYRIGQTADVNEAEEGKQMIGWFFIIPLLLLLLTEWEVQRRRGYPN
- a CDS encoding VWA domain-containing protein yields the protein MDIRIDEPLWLLLLIPIALYMAYTWKSSAMRFLSKGTILFALRCTAIAALVFALAAPYLTLRANEEQVLFVVDRSVSIAGAKDTADEWLTASLKERKENQSVGLYSFAETFRTDMQLTIAPLTVPVVEEMETKDATDIAKAIDLAAAIAKEQLATRIVLLSDGLETLGSVEELLPKYSGGGHVTIDTVLLKRPGTIDASISIFDTPRTAYEGEQQLLRVEVESSTRTAGELFIYQNDKEIIREAVLLEPGKNALSFHTSSTGSGLLKYEAKLIVPDDSFLENNRMLSITMMEQSPRVLVVQTERSPSVIPTILDQSAMDVDIIDAQQLPETLSGYLGYGAIIFDNVPGHIVGEHKMTLIEQAVKNFGTGFMMVGGDESFGLGGYFKSPIERLLPVEMEVTGKEQLPSLGLVIVLDRSGSMAGSKIVLAREAAARSVELLRDDDTFGFTAFDDQVWEVIPVDKLGDKKEAIEQILSVPAAGGTNIFPGVQKAYEDLTDLKLQRKHIILLTDGQSEMPFGYEEVLEEGKKNNITLTTVAIGTDADWSLLEELAETGGGRFYDVVDESTVPAILTRETSMLTRTYIEDNPFYMTLGNVPEWTSLFQEGVPQINAYIATTAKSTATIVGESHKEDPVIAEWMYGLGRTVAFTSDSTGKWTGDLARWDGYANFWNTAVARLLPAYEEVPYVITHERGGTYTVTDSSRQAAFIDIAIVDEAGQEVPFISEPLAPGKVRVTVDAKPGLVFFGVSDDKGGLFEAGVSVPYSDEYKPLAPNAALMTKIAERTGGKVLEQPEEAFRPQLFQSGEKKSIAEWLILASMILFFIDITLRRFGMFKGFGTKRVREVIVEESPTAQDSISELLKAKRKR